The following are encoded in a window of bacterium genomic DNA:
- the rpsR gene encoding 30S ribosomal protein S18, which produces MRECFFCKSNIKEADWKETELLKRYTSASAKIVPKNRRGICTKHQRKVARAIRRARVMALLPYVTK; this is translated from the coding sequence GTGAGAGAGTGTTTCTTCTGTAAATCGAATATTAAAGAAGCGGACTGGAAAGAAACGGAATTGCTGAAACGCTATACCAGCGCTTCGGCTAAAATCGTTCCGAAAAACCGACGGGGCATTTGCACCAAACATCAACGCAAGGTTGCCCGAGCCATCAGACGCGCCCGCGTCATGGCGCTTTTGCCGTACGTAACCAAATAA